In Marinobacter sp. M3C, the genomic stretch TGCTGGCGCTCTGCAAGGGTCGCAACCGTCTGCGCAAGGTCACCTGCAGAAACCGGGCGGCTTAAATAGAAACCTTGGCCGATGTCGCAACCCCAGGCCTGAAGTAATTTCCAGGTTTCCAGATTTTCGATACCTTCGGCAACTACCTTCAGCCCAAGCCCGTGGGCCATATCAATGGTGGATTTTACAATCAGTTGGTCCTGAGGCTCGGAATTCAGCCTGAGCACAAAGGACTTGTCTATTTTCAGTTCTTGAACGGGTAGCTTGCGCAGCTGTGATAGCGAGGAATAGCCGGTGCCAAAGTCGTCAATGGAAAGAGTTACGCCTAGGTTACGCAGGCGGTTCAGTGTCGCCATGGCTTCTTCCGGGTCCTCCATCAACGCGCCCTCTGTTACTTCCAGAGTGATGCGCTCCATGTTGTGGTGCCAGTCGCTAAAAATTCGGGCTACGCGATCGGTCAGCGCGGGCCAGGTCAGGTCCAATGCCGAAAGGTTGATTGCTACGCCGACATCCAGGCCCGCGTCGAACCAGGCGCGGGCGTCGTTGGCCACCCTCTGCAGGATATGATCCGTTAGATCATTGATCTGCCCCGACTGCTCTGCAAGAAAGATGAATTCTTCCGGTGATATAAAGCCCAACTCCGGGTGTATCCAGCGCACCAGAGCCTCCACCTGCAGTAGCTGCCCGGTGCCGTTGTCCAGCTTGGGTTGGTAGTTCATGTGCAGGCCATTGTTGCGAACAGCACTGTGCAGGTCAGAAACCAGTTTCAGCTCACGTAGATGGTCTTCATCCCGCCCACGCTCGTACCGTGTGACCGCAACGCCCTGCCGGAAGGCGTGTTCGAAGGTCAGGTTTACGCGCCTTCTCAGTTCGCTGGTATTGCTGGCGTCTGCGGGCAATTGCATGGTTATCAGATGAGTGCGCAGGGAAAACGGGGTATTTTCAATATTCCGCGGCGCTTCTACGGTGTCATGCAGAGCTTGCGCTCGCAGATCCAGCGCTTCCGGGCCGAGCTGTGGAATCAATGTCAGGAACTCTCCGCCCCCCGTGCGAGCAATTATGCCGGCATCGGGAAGTTCATCACGCAGCCGTTGTGAGAGGCCAAGCAGGACTTTGTCGCCGAATGCCAAACCGAGCGTATCGTTGATGTCCGATAGGTCGCTCACGCGCAGGCCGATCAGGCTGCAGGGTTTACCGACGTCAAAGCTATCTTTGGCCGATTGCATCAAAGCGTTGCGGTTGCCTAGCCCGGTGACTTCGTCATGGGTTGCGGCATGGCGGATTTCCCCTTCGCGCCGGATAAGCCGGGCCAAAGTGTCACGAAGCGTATCCCTGAGCTGCCTCAGCTCGCCGCCAGTGCGGATATCAGGAGCCGGAGGGTTGTCTCCGTGGCCCACTGCCCGGGCATAATCGGCAAGTTGTAATACTGGCCGGCCGAGATGCCTGGCGGTAAGGAGTGCCAGTAATATCGCCAGTGCCATGATGACAGTGACCAGCAGGGCTATTTCCAAGGCTCGGCTGTAGTAGTTTTGCCGGCTCGCTTCCCGGCTGGTCAGAAGAACCGCTTCGAATGAAATTTGCCCGAAACCTCCCAAATCCAGTATGCGGGTGAAGTAGCGATCGCTTTTGATAAAGTTCTGGTTACTCTCAGATCTGTTCAGTGCGGGGTCTTCGGTACTGTCGATATCGGAGGACGTAGCAAAGTTGATGAAACCGCCAGGGCCGTTCGGGCTCGCTCGGAAAATAACCGAACTGCCACTTAGCCGGGTGATGATGTTTGCCAGTTCCTGATCCAGTTCGAAACCGGCAACCAGCCATGCTCTTAATCCAGGCGCTTCTATGGGAATGACTAGCATCTCATAGCCACGCTGATCAATAGTCAGCAGTGAACGGGCAACACCGTTTTTACGCGCCGTAGCCAGCTGCATTTCGTTGATGTCGGGCGCCTTTTGGGTCAGCGTAGAGGCCAGTAGCTGCCCTTGGCTGTTCAGCAGCAACGCAAAATCCGCGTCTACGCGCCCGCTGTGGTTTTCAAGGGCGCTGTTTAGAGTTGCCGGATCGCCGCTGGCAATGGCAGAGCGAAAACCAAAGTCACGGACGACGACATTCAGACGGGAAAGCTCAAGATCAGTGCGGCGTTCAAGCACCTCGGTGGTAAGGCGCTCGGCGATCGTGAGCTGTTCCAGGGCGCGGCGATTTTCGTCTTCAAACAGGTACACCATCATCAGCGCACCGATCAGCAGGCTTACCAGAGCAACCAGCGCAACCATGGCCGTAACCAGGCGACCGCGAAATCCTATGCGGCTAGTCAGCCCGCCCATCAAAGGTTCTGAAATCGCTTTTGAAGATTATTCATCGGGCCTTCGAGGCTTGGCTCGGGCGTAAGCTCAATGCTGACGGTTTCGATACCGGCGCTTGTCAG encodes the following:
- a CDS encoding EAL domain-containing protein; this translates as MGGLTSRIGFRGRLVTAMVALVALVSLLIGALMMVYLFEDENRRALEQLTIAERLTTEVLERRTDLELSRLNVVVRDFGFRSAIASGDPATLNSALENHSGRVDADFALLLNSQGQLLASTLTQKAPDINEMQLATARKNGVARSLLTIDQRGYEMLVIPIEAPGLRAWLVAGFELDQELANIITRLSGSSVIFRASPNGPGGFINFATSSDIDSTEDPALNRSESNQNFIKSDRYFTRILDLGGFGQISFEAVLLTSREASRQNYYSRALEIALLVTVIMALAILLALLTARHLGRPVLQLADYARAVGHGDNPPAPDIRTGGELRQLRDTLRDTLARLIRREGEIRHAATHDEVTGLGNRNALMQSAKDSFDVGKPCSLIGLRVSDLSDINDTLGLAFGDKVLLGLSQRLRDELPDAGIIARTGGGEFLTLIPQLGPEALDLRAQALHDTVEAPRNIENTPFSLRTHLITMQLPADASNTSELRRRVNLTFEHAFRQGVAVTRYERGRDEDHLRELKLVSDLHSAVRNNGLHMNYQPKLDNGTGQLLQVEALVRWIHPELGFISPEEFIFLAEQSGQINDLTDHILQRVANDARAWFDAGLDVGVAINLSALDLTWPALTDRVARIFSDWHHNMERITLEVTEGALMEDPEEAMATLNRLRNLGVTLSIDDFGTGYSSLSQLRKLPVQELKIDKSFVLRLNSEPQDQLIVKSTIDMAHGLGLKVVAEGIENLETWKLLQAWGCDIGQGFYLSRPVSAGDLAQTVATLAERQQELSKTTPEHSP